The DNA region TATTAAATAAATGCAAGATTTTTTTTAAGTAAAAATTATTATTTAACTTGGATAATTCATGGATCAGGTTTTTAAGCTTAAAACTTCCAATTTTGTCATCCCGTCGCGCAGGATGCTGCAGAGTGTAGTTCCCGAATGCTTTCAGGGTGTCCGAGTGCTACCCAAAAATGTCATGCCCAAGTGCTTACCCGTTAAAAACGTAAGGGCACAAGTTTATCGGGGGTCTGTGGGCCTGTGTAACAAGATTCCCGATAATCCCGCCCAGTAACAAAGGAGTGGGTATTCATTTAGAGGAAGGCTCCAATGCCGTTATCTCCGGAAATAATATCTTCGGCAACGAAACATTTGGAATCAACAATGCCGATCCCTCCGTATCTATGATTTATCCGGCCGCGAAGTTCTGATCCTTGTGGACGAGGATCATGATCCGGGCCAATACGATGTGGTGTTCGATGCCGATAGATTTGCTTCGGGACTTTACTTCTACAAAATTCAAATGGGTGATTTTAAGACTACGAAGAAGATGGTTCTTTTGAAGTGAGCGTGGTCTGAACCATGATTCTCTTGATTTTAGATGTTCATTTTTAGACAGGATAAACAGGATTATCAGGATAAAAATCCAGCATATCTTGTTAATCCTGTCAAAAAAGAAAAATCGGCTATTCATAAGTTTGTTCAAACAAAGTTTTACAACGTAATAGCATAAATTCCGCCTCCAAGGCTCTAAGACACTAAGATTATATAACTTAGAAGAACTACGATTAAAAACTGAGTTTCTACACGATTCATTTTATAAAACTTATTTTCTTCTTTTTTTCAATACTTTGTGCCTTTGTGGCTTTGTGGCTATGAATTATTCAGGTTAATCACTTCAATCCGGCATTCATTAATCCGGAACATCTCCTATAAACATAACAGGCAAATCCGATTTTTCCACTTTCAGCATGATCGACGGCCAGGAAATAGCATCACAGGGTCCTTCAAGATTAACTACACCGAGTTCAACCTCTAATCGATCTGACTTTTTGCT from candidate division KSB1 bacterium includes:
- a CDS encoding T9SS type A sorting domain-containing protein; translation: MWNQQCRSLRIYDLSGREVLILVDEDHDPGQYDVVFDADRFASGLYFYKIQMGDFKTTKKMVLLK